cgcactcctgcgaccataGCCATGAGgataaaattgtaactttattccatgtagttaaaaAGTAAGCGTAAGCgtatatattcaaaatatataacaaaactgATTATCAGTTTTCATTTCACAAATAGCATGattgtttttctgtgttttttttgtgttgcttaTATGTCACTGTTTATTAGCCTGTGATTGTGGCAACAATGTAATTTTCTATTTCCTATAATGACTGGCATTTCCTATCACTACACCTATGATGAACAGTTTGAAGTCAGAATAGAAGATTACTTGCCTTAACTGGGTTAACATTTATAGTGTACAGTTACAAGTACCAACATGATGATGGCAGAGTTTCTTATCCCTTGTGCTTTATCTTCTCCAGCCCCTTAGGTAAGCATGTGTCACTTGCAGTGAAGTGTCTTCTCCTTAGTCACTTAGTgcaagaaagtaaaataaaagatagTTCTAAAATAGACAAGACTTCACAATTTTtaacctattacaggtatgggacctattattagggatgcaccgaatccaggattcggtccttttcagcaggttttggattggtctgaatccttttgcccgacgaacgaatcctaatttgcatatgtaaattacgggcaggtagggaaatcatgtgacttttcgtcacaaaagaagaattttttccactttttcctttcctgcccctaatgtgcatattcaaattaggattcagccaaatcttgcgctaaggattcggccgaatcccaaatagtggatttggtgcatctctacctattatccagaatactctggacctgggattttccagataacagatttttctgcaattttgatcttcatactagaaaagcatgtcaaccttaaataaacccaataagctgggtttgcttgcaataaggattaattatatcttaatttggatcaggtataaggtactgtttccttacaggtcccatacctgtttatatttCAGAATGAACGTATTGATAACAGAACTTTGTGCTACTAATTGTCAACTAACTTATTTTTGGTTTGTCAATACAGGATGTAAACCAGAACAGCAGATGATGTATGCAGGAAGCAAAAATAAACTAGTTCAGACTGCTGCACTCACaaaggtgatttaaaaaaaaaaaatatatatatatatatatatatatatatatatatatatatatatatatatatatatatatatatacaataagcCATATTGTCATAGATAATAATTTTTGCTATTTCTTAAGCTGAACAGGCTTGGCCCTTGTGATGAATAAAAGGAtagctttatatttaaaatgaaaatatcttctgtataataaaatgtttttctttggttttgttttttttttaagttttaatgaaattctgaatttttaggTTTTTGAGATCAGAAACACCGAAGACCTCACCGAAGAATGGCTAACTGAGAAACTTGGCtttttccattaatttttattttctatgttaaaGAGCTTACAGTGTTCACCTTGTACTTTCAGTTCACTTTTACAAGATTTCTGCATTCCACGAGGATTTTCTTTAACCAAAAATAAGCTGACAAAATGATGACACGTGAAACCCACTggttttcaaaagttttttcacTCGGATTAATTCTTTAAGCTATTTGTAGTGTACGCTGCAGCTTCTCTAGCAGCAATACACTATAATTATAAGTATTTATATGTGTACCTGAAATCACTGGGACATGTTTAATGCTTTACTAAAACCGTTctgttcaaaaatgtatttcttgctATGaatactaatgttttttttttaatgctgtgttCTCAGAATATAGTTCATTGCAGTGTGtaatttttcatcttatttttagTGGATTATTTTGTAGGTACACAATCTTAATGACTGTGATGTCTAATTTTTGTGCTGTATGCAAAATGTACATAATCTTATAGCACTTTCCCAGCATATATGGCTGTCACAAtggaattaaaggacaaggaaaggtaaattccctgggtggtgccaaattgTTACATGCTCCCATTTATTCTAGTTGTTACATtttaccctgggctggtgctcatcttcttaaaaaaaacacaccagcccagggtattgtTTGTTTCAAACTCTGTGTCGAGCATTGCAATTTAATCATCATTTGTTCATCTAGGCATGTTCTGTCGGTTACATGCATTTTACAGAACCTctccttagggtaaggtcacgctgggagattcggggatatttatttgcctggcgacaaatcgcctcttctttggggcgactaatctccatgaactgcTTTCCCATGCTTTCCTCATGCAGCAAgttcggccgacttcggaaaacgaagcgccgcgagtgccatgctgcTGGCGATTTTGCccaaaagaagaggcaattagtcaccaatctccctaaatctcccagtgtgaccttacctttTCCTCAAGCAAGAAGATGGTGGCTTGTTGCTCTGCAAGCAGTCtccctgggctggtgcattttatttaaaaaaaaaaaaagtgaagcacCTTCCCTGGGGGAAAGGTAAGCAACTAGAAACTCTAAAGGAGTGCTTAACATTTTGGCAGCCCCCAATGAGTTTGCCTTACGTTTGCCTTTAAATGCAATTGGTGTTTTACAGTTGATCTTATGATTTTGAAATACTGTGAtagaaaaatctattttacaGTTGTTTAAACATCTACAGTTTGCACTTTTTCCCCAGCACTCTTCATATTTACTCtttaaggagttgttcacctttgagttaacttttagtatgatgtagaaggtgatattctgagacaattggtttaaggtttttgcgttatttatcttttggcaactcttcaatttgcattttaagcaatctggtaactagggtccaaattcccctagcaaccatccattgatttgaataagacacagGAATATGGATTGAAGAGGATGTTGCTAGAAagaagtagtaaaaagtagcaataacaatacatttgtagcctgaccgagcatttgctttttagatggtgtcagcgAAACCCATTTGAATgctcgaaagagtcagaagaaaaaggcaaataacaataaaactatagaaaataaataatgaagaccaattgaaaagttgcttagaattggccattccataacatactgaaagttaacttaaaggtgaacaacccctttaatgcaactgAAATGATTACTGGTCCAACTTAGGGTTAGCATGGGTCAATAGCAGTCTGCTGTGCAGCGCAAATCGTTATCTGCAGTCTCGATTTGAGGAAGTGTTTTTCCAGGCAGAGTAAAATAGAAAGCAGGGTTTGTATTGATTCTACCATTCCAAATAACCCAACATAGTTATTTGAGGGCTGTGTTCTGGGCCCTTATTCAAACTGTCACTTTGACCTAATGGAATTCATTTAGATTTCCATTGTGCAGAAGCTGTAGAAATGCTGCTTTCCTCCATGATTTACATTCTTTGGGAACTGATCAAAGGGGATCATTGATGACGGAACATAAATGTAGATTTTTCTTACCTTTATTCAAGGGTACAGTAGGTACTCCAGTCATATTCAAGGGTACAGTAGGTACTTCAGTCAGGGGCCCTATAGCAGGTCCCAAGAGACACAAGTGATTTGCGGGTTGCGAAATGGGCAGCATTTGTCAATTGTGGATGGAATTTTGGATTA
This Xenopus laevis strain J_2021 chromosome 8S, Xenopus_laevis_v10.1, whole genome shotgun sequence DNA region includes the following protein-coding sequences:
- the LOC108700478 gene encoding glia maturation factor beta, with the translated sequence MSESLVVCDVDAELVEKLKKFRFRKETNNAAIIMKIDKDRRLVVLEEEHEGISPDELKDELPERQPRFIVYSYKYQHDDGRVSYPLCFIFSSPLGCKPEQQMMYAGSKNKLVQTAALTKVFEIRNTEDLTEEWLTEKLGFFH